Proteins from a single region of Gordonia hongkongensis:
- a CDS encoding DUF6802 family protein yields the protein MDPMFPDDLPDPARPEEASLFGAAEGADPHSVDSVAALHETPASDDLDDHLWMHDDGRIWDLGPAEVDTDNDGINDSLTRNGPDGFTVYTDSDRDGQVDKITEIGADGEFRSAVLDPDTGQWISGGSGRIG from the coding sequence ATGGACCCGATGTTCCCCGACGACCTTCCGGACCCGGCCCGCCCGGAGGAGGCCTCGCTGTTCGGCGCGGCCGAGGGCGCCGACCCGCACTCGGTCGACTCGGTGGCCGCACTGCACGAGACACCGGCGTCCGACGATCTCGACGATCACTTGTGGATGCACGACGACGGCCGGATCTGGGATCTCGGACCCGCCGAGGTGGACACCGACAACGACGGCATCAACGATTCGCTCACCCGCAACGGGCCCGACGGGTTTACGGTGTACACGGACAGCGATCGGGACGGGCAGGTCGACAAGATCACCGAGATCGGTGCGGACGGCGAGTTCCGTTCCGCGGTTCTCGACCCGGATACCGGCCAGTGGATCTCCGGCGGATCGGGACGAATCGGCTGA